In Bdellovibrionales bacterium, the following proteins share a genomic window:
- a CDS encoding cupredoxin domain-containing protein: protein MKSFIAVFLSLALLSTAEAKEKPQIVTLSVTENGFEPNSVDVNPGIPVILKITRKTDSTCATKIQIPSKKIKRDLPLNKEVKIEVGKLEKGEIRFGCGMGMMAGGKIFVR, encoded by the coding sequence ATGAAATCGTTTATTGCAGTATTTTTGTCTTTAGCATTGCTTTCGACCGCTGAAGCAAAGGAAAAACCACAAATCGTCACTCTTTCCGTCACTGAAAATGGCTTCGAGCCGAACAGTGTGGATGTGAACCCAGGTATTCCCGTAATTCTAAAGATCACGAGAAAAACTGATTCGACCTGCGCCACGAAAATTCAAATCCCGTCTAAAAAAATAAAAAGGGATTTGCCGCTCAACAAAGAAGTAAAAATCGAAGTGGGAAAACTCGAAAAAGGCGAAATCCGTTTTGGTTGCGGAATGGGTATGATGGCCGGAGGGAAGATTTTTGTCAGATAA
- a CDS encoding TrbC/VirB2 family protein: protein MKNKRQFLFTLGLMIFMGLLVAEPSFASFESSLMTVKMKLSNVVLPVLATMGLLFAGFSFITGNPNARQHIIYAVIGCILGFGAQGIVDFISSSVR, encoded by the coding sequence ATGAAAAATAAAAGACAATTTCTTTTCACCCTGGGGCTCATGATCTTCATGGGCCTCCTGGTGGCCGAACCCAGCTTTGCAAGCTTTGAATCCTCTCTGATGACGGTCAAAATGAAACTATCAAACGTGGTGCTGCCGGTGCTTGCGACAATGGGACTGTTGTTTGCCGGATTCAGCTTCATCACCGGAAATCCAAATGCCCGCCAACACATCATCTACGCGGTGATTGGATGCATTCTGGGATTCGGCGCTCAAGGCATTGTCGATTTCATCAGCTCTTCAGTCCGCTAA
- a CDS encoding efflux RND transporter permease subunit — MIKRVIEFSAHNRFLVILMTTVFALVGAYSLKRMPLDAIPDLSDTQVIIYSKWDRSPDIMENQVTYPVVSAMLGAPKVKSVRGFSDYGFSYVYVIFEDGTDLYWARSRVLENLNRITSQIPEGVKTEIGPDATSVGWVYQYVLRDESGRFNSADLRSLQDWLIRFQLQSVQGVAEVAPVGGFVKQYQVKIDPTKLQLFEVTMEQVLQAVKNSNQESGGRTIEFSGTEAMVRSRGLVDKVEDIEDAVVAYNPRSRAPILVKQVSTVSVGPEMRRGITDFNGLGDTVGGIIVMRQGEDAPEVIGRVKRKIQEIEKSLPEGVKIISVYDRSDLIERAIGTLKHTLTEELIVVSLIILLFLWHIPSALVPIITIPISVLLAFIPMYLMGMSSNIMSLAGIAISIGVLVDGAIVEVENAYRKIQLWDEGGRKGDFFKVRLEALTEVGPAVFFSLLVIAVAFIPIFTLVDQEGRLFRPLALSKNITMAIAAILAITLDPAMRMLFARVNPFTFSKPWLNQIANAIFVGKYYSEHKHPISRRLFRIYEPVLDWVLNHKKKTLALAFAGTLSIIPGFMMLGSEFMPTLHEGSLLYMPTALPGISVSEAQRVLTVQDQILKSFPEVDTVFGKAGRAETSTDTAPLSMVETTITLKPKSEWRKVKRWYSFLPEPVKAPFQRVWPETIGEDQLIEDMNEKLNFLGMPNIWTMPIKNRIDMLSTGIRSPVGIKIFGDDLKTIQAIGADIERELKTLPGTRSVIAERIASGYFLDVDFDREKLKSYGLSLKDAQDQAMRLIGGENVSQILATRERYPIQVRAAPAFRQDAGAIGRLLITSPTGAQIPLSAVAKVHFREGPSMIRNENAQLVGYVYVDIDPKVIDIGSYVEKGKAHLDQKVKVPSGIVTTWSGQFENMERVKERLKVVVPFTLILILFLLYFNTKSWVKTGIVLLAVPFSLIGAVWFLVLLDYNLSIAAWVGMIALLGLDAETGVFMLMYLDLAFDDRVKRGKMKSLSDLKAAVVEGAVHRIRPKLMTVSTLFVGLTPIMWSVGAGADVMKRIAAPMIGGLITSFLLELLIYPVVFYLWKQKSYFNNPTTKPEEA; from the coding sequence ATGATTAAGAGAGTCATTGAGTTCTCCGCCCATAATCGCTTTTTAGTCATTCTTATGACAACAGTATTCGCTCTGGTGGGCGCTTACTCCTTGAAGCGAATGCCCCTTGACGCCATTCCCGATCTCTCTGACACACAGGTAATTATCTATTCGAAATGGGACCGCTCGCCTGACATTATGGAAAATCAGGTTACGTATCCGGTCGTTTCGGCGATGTTGGGAGCACCAAAGGTAAAATCAGTACGAGGATTTTCTGATTACGGATTTTCCTATGTTTACGTTATTTTCGAAGACGGAACGGACTTATACTGGGCCAGAAGTAGGGTTTTAGAAAATCTCAATCGCATCACCTCGCAGATTCCCGAGGGCGTAAAAACGGAAATCGGCCCCGATGCAACCAGCGTGGGTTGGGTGTATCAGTACGTGCTTAGAGATGAGTCCGGGCGATTTAACTCAGCGGATTTAAGGTCTCTTCAAGATTGGCTCATTCGCTTCCAGCTCCAATCTGTTCAGGGAGTTGCAGAAGTCGCTCCCGTGGGCGGATTCGTAAAGCAATATCAGGTGAAAATTGATCCCACGAAACTTCAGCTTTTTGAAGTCACGATGGAACAAGTTTTACAGGCCGTTAAGAATTCAAACCAAGAAAGCGGTGGTCGAACCATTGAGTTTTCAGGTACAGAGGCCATGGTCAGAAGCCGTGGGCTCGTTGACAAGGTAGAGGACATCGAAGATGCGGTCGTTGCTTATAATCCACGGAGTCGCGCGCCCATTCTTGTGAAACAAGTTTCGACTGTTTCCGTCGGGCCAGAGATGCGTCGCGGGATTACGGATTTTAACGGCCTTGGTGATACCGTAGGCGGCATCATTGTGATGCGCCAAGGAGAAGACGCTCCCGAGGTCATTGGCCGCGTAAAGAGAAAAATTCAAGAGATCGAAAAATCTCTTCCCGAAGGCGTGAAAATCATCTCAGTCTACGACCGTTCCGACCTGATAGAACGAGCAATCGGCACACTCAAGCACACGCTTACGGAAGAACTCATCGTAGTAAGCCTTATTATTTTACTTTTTCTTTGGCATATTCCGTCGGCCCTCGTGCCTATTATTACGATTCCGATTTCGGTGCTCCTTGCATTTATTCCCATGTATTTAATGGGAATGAGTTCCAACATCATGTCGTTGGCTGGAATTGCAATTTCCATAGGCGTCCTCGTTGATGGCGCGATAGTTGAGGTTGAGAATGCCTACCGTAAGATACAACTTTGGGATGAAGGCGGGAGAAAGGGAGATTTTTTCAAGGTACGCCTCGAAGCGCTGACGGAAGTCGGGCCTGCGGTTTTTTTCTCTCTTCTTGTAATTGCCGTTGCCTTCATTCCTATCTTTACTCTCGTGGATCAGGAAGGGCGGCTCTTTCGTCCGCTGGCCCTCTCAAAAAATATCACTATGGCGATCGCTGCAATACTTGCGATTACTCTCGACCCCGCGATGCGGATGCTGTTTGCCAGGGTGAACCCTTTCACGTTTTCAAAACCTTGGCTCAACCAGATTGCAAACGCTATTTTCGTGGGGAAATATTATTCAGAGCACAAGCATCCTATTAGTCGAAGACTTTTTAGAATTTACGAACCCGTCTTGGACTGGGTTTTAAATCACAAAAAAAAGACTCTCGCTCTAGCATTTGCAGGAACTCTTTCCATCATTCCTGGGTTTATGATGTTGGGATCTGAATTCATGCCCACCCTTCACGAAGGAAGCCTCCTTTACATGCCAACGGCGCTTCCGGGGATCTCTGTCAGTGAAGCGCAGAGAGTCCTGACTGTTCAGGACCAAATCCTTAAGTCTTTTCCTGAAGTCGACACAGTTTTTGGCAAGGCTGGACGAGCTGAAACTTCGACCGATACGGCTCCTCTCAGTATGGTGGAAACCACTATTACTTTAAAACCAAAATCCGAGTGGCGAAAAGTGAAACGATGGTACTCCTTCTTGCCCGAACCCGTGAAGGCGCCTTTTCAAAGAGTTTGGCCAGAAACAATTGGCGAGGATCAACTCATCGAGGATATGAACGAAAAATTGAACTTTCTCGGAATGCCGAACATCTGGACGATGCCGATCAAAAACCGTATTGACATGCTCTCTACGGGAATCCGGAGCCCCGTCGGCATCAAAATTTTTGGGGACGATCTCAAAACCATCCAAGCCATTGGCGCAGACATTGAGCGTGAACTTAAAACTCTTCCGGGGACTAGAAGCGTAATCGCCGAGAGAATTGCAAGCGGCTACTTCCTTGATGTGGATTTTGATCGAGAGAAATTAAAATCCTATGGCCTTTCGCTGAAAGACGCTCAAGATCAAGCCATGCGACTCATAGGAGGAGAAAACGTCTCACAGATTCTTGCCACAAGAGAACGCTATCCCATTCAGGTTCGAGCAGCTCCGGCCTTCAGGCAAGATGCTGGAGCTATTGGTAGGCTTCTCATTACGAGCCCGACAGGGGCTCAGATTCCATTGAGTGCCGTTGCTAAGGTCCACTTCAGAGAAGGTCCTAGTATGATTCGCAACGAAAACGCGCAACTTGTTGGTTACGTTTATGTCGATATTGACCCAAAGGTTATTGACATCGGTTCCTACGTCGAAAAAGGCAAAGCGCATTTGGACCAAAAAGTTAAAGTTCCTAGCGGAATTGTAACCACTTGGAGCGGTCAATTTGAGAATATGGAAAGAGTGAAGGAACGGCTTAAGGTCGTAGTCCCGTTCACTCTTATTTTGATTCTATTCCTCCTCTATTTCAATACGAAGTCTTGGGTGAAAACGGGAATAGTGCTTTTAGCCGTTCCGTTTTCGTTGATAGGTGCAGTGTGGTTTTTGGTTCTGCTTGATTACAATCTTTCAATCGCTGCATGGGTCGGAATGATTGCACTCCTTGGCCTTGATGCTGAAACCGGGGTTTTCATGCTCATGTACCTCGATCTTGCATTTGATGATCGCGTGAAGAGAGGAAAGATGAAGTCACTTTCAGATCTGAAAGCGGCAGTAGTTGAGGGAGCAGTTCATCGAATTAGGCCAAAACTTATGACAGTTTCAACACTTTTCGTGGGCCTCACTCCCATCATGTGGAGTGTTGGCGCTGGGGCTGACGTAATGAAGAGAATTGCGGCGCCGATGATAGGCGGTCTAATCACTTCTTTCCTATTGGAACTCCTCATTTATCCAGTTGTCTTCTATCTCTGGAAGCAGAAATCATATTTTAATAATCCAACAACTAAACCCGAGGAGGCCTAA
- a CDS encoding sigma-70 family RNA polymerase sigma factor: MSLYITGDFAAFEILYKRHSGRVFDYLKKKVSAETAQDLLQEIFAKLHKSRAKYNPQYPFLPWLFTISRNSLMDFYKLAETKLTKASSGSDELLQNLPAVAVNEAGNVDLALLLADLPLNQKRAIELRYLEDWSFEKIASHMNTSEGNARQLISRGLAFVRQFRKGGKSES; the protein is encoded by the coding sequence ATGAGCCTGTATATAACGGGTGACTTCGCCGCCTTTGAAATTCTTTACAAGCGCCATTCGGGTCGCGTGTTTGACTATTTGAAAAAGAAAGTCTCCGCCGAAACAGCCCAGGATCTTCTGCAAGAAATTTTTGCCAAGCTCCATAAATCACGAGCAAAGTACAACCCTCAGTATCCGTTTCTGCCTTGGCTATTCACAATCTCGCGAAACTCTCTTATGGACTTTTATAAGCTTGCCGAAACGAAATTAACGAAGGCAAGTAGCGGCTCAGATGAGTTGCTCCAGAATCTCCCAGCCGTCGCTGTGAATGAAGCAGGTAATGTAGATTTGGCGCTACTGCTTGCCGATCTTCCTCTAAATCAAAAGCGAGCCATTGAGCTTCGCTATTTGGAGGACTGGTCCTTTGAAAAAATAGCCTCCCACATGAATACATCCGAAGGGAATGCAAGACAGCTTATTAGCCGAGGGCTAGCGTTCGTTCGCCAATTCCGAAAAGGAGGCAAAAGTGAATCATAA
- a CDS encoding TolC family protein codes for MKAIDGSQANGFEASQTIPFPTKLAGDRSARKSEARSQEETQLANQREIMAWAKLLYVSLWVEQERIELLKEKKKILLNHIRLVRSSVRSDSFAAIHLLKVESALDLLDNELDETIQKQRERQLEAASFLNIESTRIQILVEAPSFSEIPRVDQNSSHQIRSLEWNLESARSRELEAKSSWFPDFNLRYKEMGATSMSQKYNEVMIGVTLPFIFPWGPYSESGKAGAERIQKEYELEKERRKISSEKESLLSRARSIRQQLKRLTEKLIPRAEKRVKIVRNLAPRDMETLKDHHETMEAFPDLKIKALDLRMQYEEAIANLEKYTLEKDSSHE; via the coding sequence ATGAAAGCAATAGACGGAAGTCAGGCAAATGGCTTTGAAGCGAGTCAGACGATTCCGTTCCCGACAAAACTCGCGGGAGACCGATCAGCGCGGAAAAGTGAAGCTCGGTCTCAGGAAGAAACGCAATTGGCAAATCAAAGAGAAATAATGGCGTGGGCAAAGCTCCTATACGTTTCCCTTTGGGTTGAACAGGAGAGAATTGAACTTCTTAAAGAGAAAAAGAAAATCCTACTGAACCACATCCGCCTTGTCCGCTCAAGCGTGCGCTCCGATAGCTTCGCCGCTATTCATCTTCTTAAGGTGGAGTCTGCCCTTGATCTTCTCGACAATGAATTGGACGAGACCATTCAGAAACAAAGAGAAAGACAGCTTGAAGCTGCATCTTTCTTAAATATCGAGTCAACGCGGATTCAGATTCTTGTTGAAGCACCTAGCTTTTCAGAGATTCCTAGGGTTGACCAAAATTCCAGCCACCAGATTCGCTCGCTTGAATGGAATTTAGAGAGCGCAAGGTCAAGAGAGCTTGAGGCAAAGTCTTCGTGGTTTCCAGATTTCAATCTTCGCTACAAAGAAATGGGAGCTACGAGCATGTCTCAAAAATATAATGAAGTCATGATTGGAGTGACGCTGCCATTTATATTCCCTTGGGGGCCGTATTCAGAATCGGGAAAAGCCGGAGCCGAGCGCATACAAAAGGAATATGAGCTTGAGAAAGAAAGACGAAAAATCTCGTCTGAAAAAGAAAGCCTACTCTCGCGTGCCCGTTCGATTCGGCAGCAGCTCAAAAGATTAACAGAGAAACTAATCCCCCGTGCTGAAAAGCGAGTGAAAATCGTCCGTAACCTCGCTCCGCGAGACATGGAAACTCTGAAAGATCATCATGAGACAATGGAAGCTTTTCCTGACCTCAAGATCAAGGCTTTGGACCTTCGCATGCAGTACGAAGAGGCCATCGCGAACCTTGAAAAATACACTTTAGAAAAGGACTCTTCCCATGAGTAA